The Primulina eburnea isolate SZY01 chromosome 13, ASM2296580v1, whole genome shotgun sequence genome includes a region encoding these proteins:
- the LOC140810828 gene encoding LOW QUALITY PROTEIN: leucine-rich repeat receptor protein kinase HPCA1-like (The sequence of the model RefSeq protein was modified relative to this genomic sequence to represent the inferred CDS: deleted 1 base in 1 codon) — translation MMWRIHLSLLVALVQVLTIGALTNPDDSAALNALRDEWTNVPPNWSGADPCGDGWDGISCTGDRVVSITMASINLSGELTSDIVGLSELQILDLSFNKEMTGPLPSSLENLKNLTSLILVSCGFSGPIPPSIGSLQKLVYLSLNSNNFIGEIPPSIGYLSRLLWLDIADNKITGTIPVSNGTTPGLDMLVRTKHFHFGNNQLSGEIPSQLFSSNFSLIHLLLENNQLTGSIPSTLGLTSSLEVVRLDRNGLSGSVPENMNNLTNVQSLFLSNNQLTGPLPDLSGMVVLHTVDLSNNSFDATDLPPWFSSLPSLTTLIMDDTRIQGQLPVSMFSISQLQTISLKNNRVNGTLNIGSNYSSQLQMIDLRNNFVDSFTQRPGYNIQIILLGNPVCDEGGTETYCTTTRQPSTSYSTPTENCVPSSCALAQISSPKCKCAYPYTGDLIFRAPLFSSFGNTSLYELLHQKLMLAFGTGGLPVDSVSLSNPTKNMDDYLILNLQVFPSDQEYFNRTGISRIGFVLSNQTFKPPHDFGPFVFNANSYEYFAGLTRGSHNSSSNIIIIAAAAGGSVLFLLLLLAGMYALFQKRRAEMAWKKSDPFASWNPNTDSGGVPQVKGAKCLSFEELKKGTNNFSETNDIGTGGYGKVYRGTLSHGQLVAIKRARQGSMQGGLEFKTEIELLSRVHHKNVVSLVGFCFEQGEQLLVYEYIANGTLKDSLSGKNGIRLDWMRRLRIALGASRGLQYLHDLADPPIIHRDIKSNNILLDERMNAKVADFGLSKPIGDPEKGHVSTQVKGTMGYLDPEYYMTQQLTKNSDVYSFGVLLLELLTARTPIDKGKYIVREVKLRMDKTKDMYNLQGLLDPIIAFSMPPRSLEKFVDLALRCVHESGESRPPMSEVVKEIEHIMEMSGLNPNVESTSSSASYEGASKSQDNLYSNDSIFSYSAGNLPSKLEPK, via the exons ATGATGTGGAGAATCCATCTGTCTTTGCTGGTTGCTTTAGTTCAGGTTTTGACAATAGGAGCATTGACAAATCCAGACGACT CTGCTGCTCTAAATGCTCTGAGAGATGAATGGACGAATGTACCGCCCAACTGGTCCGGGGCTGATCCTTGTGGAGATGGCTGGGATGGAATTAGCTGCACAGGGGATCGTGTTGTCTCCAT CACAATGGCAAGCATCAATTTGAGTGGTGAGCTAACATCAGACATTGTTGGACTATCCGAGTTGCAGATCCT GGATCTGTCATTCAACAAAGAAATGACTGGACCACTTCCTTCATCCTTGGAGAACTTGAAGAACTTAACGAGCTT AATACTAGTTAGCTGCGGATTTTCTGGTCCTATACCACCGTCGATCGGATCTCTTCAAAAGCTGGTTTACCT GTCTCTGAATTCGAACAACTTCATTGGTGAGATACCACCTTCCATTGGATATTTATCACGTCTACTTTGGCTGGATATAGCTGATAACAAGATTACTGGAACCATCCCGGTCTCCAACGGAACCACACCTGGTCTTGATATGCTCGTGCGCACGAAACACTT TCATTTTGGGAATAATCAGCTTTCTGGTGAAATACCATCCCAGCTGTTTAGCTCAAATTTTAGTCTTATACATTT GCTTCTTGAAAACAATCAACTAACTGGAAGCATCCCTTCCACTCTTGGGCTTACATCATCTCTGGAGGTGGT ACGGCTCGATAGGAACGGTCTAAGTGGTTCTGTTCCAGAAAACATGAACAACCTCACCAATGTTCAGTCGCT GTTTCTGTCAAACAATCAGTTGACTGGACCTTTACCTGATCTCAGTGGCATGGTAGTGCTCCACACAGT GGACTTGAGCAATAATTCTTTTGATGCAACGGACCTTCCACCATGGTTTTCTTCTTTACCGTCCTTAACGACACT GATTATGGATGACACACGAATTCAAGGGCAACTTCCCGTTTCCATGTTTAGCATCTCTCAGTTGCAAACTAT CTCGTTGAAGAACAATCGTGTCAACGGTACCTTGAATATTGGCTCCAATTATAGCAGCCAACTACAGATGATTGATTTAAGAAACAACTTTGTTGATTCCTTTACTCAACGACCTGGTTACAATATTCAAATAAT ACTTTTGGGTAACCCAGTGTGTGATGAAGGTGGAACCGAGACTTACTGCACCACTACTAGACAGCCGAGCACTTCATACTCAACACCAACAGAAAATTGTGTGCCGTCTAGCTGCGCGTTGGCTCAAATTTCAAGCCCAAAATGCAAATGTGCATATCCCTACACAGGGGACCTGATTTTCAGAGCTCCTTTGTTCTCCAGCTTTGGAAACACATCTCTTTATGAACTTCTCCACCAGAAACTGATGCTTGCATTCGGGACTGGGGGTCTTCCGGTGGATTCAGTTTCTTTAAGTAATCCAACAAAAAATATGGATGACTACCTTATATTGAATCTTCAAGTTTTTCCATCGGACCAAGAATATTTCAATAGAACAGGGATTTCTAGAATTGGATTTGTACTAAGCAATCAAACTTTCAAGCCACCACATGATTTCGGACCGTTTGTTTTCAATGCCAATAGCTATGAATACTTTGCAG GCTTGACCAGGGGGTCGCATAATTCATCAagcaatataattataattgcaGCAGCAGCCGGTGGATCAGTCCTCTTTTTGCTGTTACTCCTTGCAGGAATGTATGCTCTCTTCCAGAAGAGAAGGGCTGAAATGGCATGG AAAAAGAGCGATCCTTTCG CATCCTGGAACCCAAATACAGACAGTGGTGGAGTCCCTCAGGTTAAAGGAGCAAAATGTTTGTCATTTGAAGAACTTAAGAAAGGCACAAATAACTTCTCAGAAACCAATGATATTGGAACTGGTGGATATGGAAAG GTTTATAGAGGAACTCTATCTCATGGACAATTGGTTGCTATTAAAAGGGCTCGGCAAGGATCAATGCAGGGTGGTTTGGAGTTCAAAACTGAGATCGAGCTTCTCTCGAGGGTACATCACAAGAATGTTGTCTCTCTCGTGGGTTTTTGTTTTGAGCAAGGTGAACAGTTGCTAGTGTATGAATATATCGCAAATGGCACGTTGAAGGACAGTCTCTCAG GGAAGAATGGGATCAGATTAGATTGGATGAGGAGACTTCGAATAGCTCTTGGAGCATCACGAGGGTTGCAATATCTGCACGACCTCGCGGATCCACCCATCATACACAGGGATATCAAATCAAACAATATATTACTAGACGAACGAATGAATGCTAAAGTAGCAGATTTTGGTCTCTCTAAGCCAATAGGCGATCCTGAAAAGGGTCATGTTTCCACTCAAGTTAAAGGCACAATG GGATACTTGGATCCTGAATACTATATGACACAACAATTGACCAAAAATAGCGACGTATATAGCTTTGGGGTATTGCTATTAGAACTTCTAACTGCAAGAACTCCTATtgacaaagggaaatacattgtTCGGGAAGTGAAGCTAAGGATGGACAAAACTAAGGATATGTACAACCTTCAGGGCCTTCTCGACCCAATTATTGCTTTCAGCATGCCACCAAGAAGTCTCGAAAAGTTTGTTGACCTGGCTTTGAGATGTGTTCACGAGTCAGGTGAAAGCAGGCCCCCTATGAGTGAAGTGGTTAAAGAGATAGAACATATTATGGAAATGTCAGGTTTGAATCCTAATGTCGAATCCACATCATCATCAGCGAGTTATGAAGGGGCCAGCAAAAGTCAAGATAATCTTTATAGCAATGACAGTATTTTCTCTTACAGTGCTGGTAATCTCCCTTCGAAGTTGGAACCCAAGTAA